A single genomic interval of Eleutherodactylus coqui strain aEleCoq1 chromosome 3, aEleCoq1.hap1, whole genome shotgun sequence harbors:
- the EMC3 gene encoding ER membrane protein complex subunit 3 yields the protein MAEPELLLDSNIRLWVVLPIVFITFFVGMIRHYVSILLQSDKKLTQEQVSDSQVLIRSRILRENGKYISKQSFLMRKFYFNNSEDGFFKKTKRKVVPPSPMTDPTMLTDMMKGNVTNVLPMILIGGWINMTFSGFVTTKVPFPLTLRFKPMLQQGIELLSLDASWVSSASWYFLNVFGLRSIYSLILGQDNAADQSRVMQEQMTGAAMAMPADTNKAFKTEWEALELTDHQWALDDLEEELMGTDLNFEGMFKRELQTSMF from the exons ATGGCAGAGCCAGAGCTGTTACTGGACTCCAACATCCGCCTGTGGGTCGTCCTGCCCATCGTCTTCATCACTTTCTTTGTCGGAATGATCCGCCATTATGTGTCCATCCTGCTACAGAGTGACAAGAAGCTGACGCAGGAGCAGGTGTCCGACAG CCAGGTGCTGATACGAAGCAGAATTCTCAGAGAAAACGGCAAGTACATTTCCAAACAG TCTTTTCTAATGAGAAAGTTCTACTTCAACAACTCAGAAGACGGATTCTTTAAAAAGACGAAGAGGAAAGTtgttcccccctcccccatgaCAG ATCCGACCATGCTTACAGACATGATGAAGGGGAATGTGACCAACGTGCTTCCCATGATCCTCATCGGGGGCTGGATCAATATGACCTTCTCTGGGTTTGTAACAA CTAAGGTTCCCTTCCCCCTGACCCTGCGCTTCAAGCCCATGTTGCAGCAGGGGATTGAGCTGCTCTCACTGGACGCCTCCTG GGTCAGCTCTGCCTCGTGGTACTTTCTCAATGTGTTTGGCTTGAGGAGCATCTACTCTTTGATCCTGGGGCAGGACAATG CTGCGGACCAGTCGCGCGTCATGCAGGAGCAGATGACCGGCGCGGCGATGGCTATGCCTGCTGACACCAACAAGGCGTTTAAG ACGGAGTGGGAAGCCCTGGAGCTCACTGACCACCAGTGGGCACTAGATGACCTGGAGGAAGAGTTGATGGGGACAGACCTGAACTTTGAGGGGATGTTCAAGCGGGAGCTGCAGACCTCCATGTTCTAA
- the FANCD2OS gene encoding FANCD2 opposite strand protein, whose translation MGSYQLWFPWMELDEDLQWLRGTTARPRGRHPLPAQGACVYIHKFRPSWRCAADSKNEYKGIIAPQPVRLLGLDQVFGRFITVQPPMGSSSLHISDHSAFSRVISQVQPPSGSKGTDVMRAAHM comes from the coding sequence ATGGGCTCGTACCAGCTCTGGTTTCCATGGATGGAGTTAGATGAGGACTTACAGTGGTTAAGAGGCACTACCGCCAGACCTCGCGGGAGACATCCCCTCCCAGCACAAGGTGCATGTGTGTACATCCACAAGTTCCGGCCCAGCTGGAGATGTGCAGCGGATTCCAAAAACGAATATAAGGGGATCATAGCACCTCAGCCGGTGCGTCTCCTGGGCCTTGATCAGGTCTTCGGCAGGTTCATCACCGTGCAGCCTCCCATGGGGAGCAGCTCTCTCCATATATCTGACCATTCAGCCTTCTCAAGAGTCATCAGCCAGGTGCAGCCGCCGTCAGGGTCCAAGGGGACGGATGTGATGAGGGCCGCGCACATGTGA